The following coding sequences lie in one Enterococcus sp. 9E7_DIV0242 genomic window:
- a CDS encoding PTS galactitol transporter subunit IIC → MLELLSSIMESFGAAIVVPVIIFFIALIMKVKPKKAFTAALNAGIGLTGFNMIIGAYSPIVTPVVQRMVEETGVNLRILDTGWQATSVVAYSTQVGMIFLGLGLVLQLILFVLKYTNIFMPSDLWNNFSFMLWGSMLYIATGNLWLAIGLMVLSNMYSLVFSEIVAKRWSTYYGYPKCTMTAPHHICSVPLAIGMDWILTKLGANKVQWNPEKIQDKLGFLGEPTSLGFMLGLLLGFAGNFMRLNTMEGWGEIVTVGIATAAIMAIFPKIAGIFASAFTTITDASKRTAKTGGKDRVWYLAINDAAGYGETATLLTGMLLMPIILVMAIILPGNETLPMVDLIAIPYMIELIICVSNGNIFKSLISGTIWCVGGLYMITAVAPIFTDVALDVGVNLPEGALLICSFAVMTNHIMGGLFLIFMTQNPIWIGLSVVVYIVMYVFVRTKREAIHDYLERQAELEANAQMTLEEEAA, encoded by the coding sequence TTGTTAGAACTATTATCTAGTATCATGGAGTCTTTTGGAGCGGCGATCGTCGTTCCAGTTATTATTTTCTTTATTGCGCTGATCATGAAGGTAAAACCGAAAAAGGCTTTTACAGCTGCGCTGAATGCAGGGATTGGATTGACTGGTTTTAATATGATCATCGGTGCCTATTCACCAATTGTTACACCGGTTGTTCAGCGGATGGTCGAGGAAACCGGCGTGAACCTTCGCATTCTCGATACGGGTTGGCAAGCAACAAGTGTAGTGGCATATTCGACTCAAGTTGGGATGATCTTTTTAGGGTTAGGATTGGTGTTACAGCTGATTCTCTTTGTTTTGAAATATACCAACATCTTCATGCCCTCTGATTTATGGAATAACTTTTCATTTATGCTGTGGGGATCGATGCTGTATATTGCAACGGGCAATCTGTGGTTAGCAATTGGTTTGATGGTATTGTCTAATATGTACAGCCTTGTCTTTTCTGAAATCGTGGCAAAGCGTTGGTCAACCTATTATGGCTACCCGAAATGTACGATGACCGCCCCTCACCATATTTGCTCCGTTCCTTTAGCGATTGGGATGGATTGGATCTTAACGAAGCTTGGTGCGAATAAAGTACAATGGAACCCTGAAAAAATACAGGACAAGCTGGGCTTTTTGGGCGAACCAACGTCTCTGGGCTTTATGCTGGGACTGTTGCTGGGGTTTGCCGGTAACTTCATGCGTTTGAATACAATGGAAGGCTGGGGTGAAATCGTAACAGTAGGGATTGCAACGGCAGCCATTATGGCAATCTTTCCAAAAATTGCCGGGATATTTGCTTCAGCGTTCACAACTATTACAGATGCGTCAAAACGAACAGCTAAAACAGGCGGCAAGGACCGTGTCTGGTATTTGGCAATCAATGATGCTGCAGGCTATGGTGAAACAGCAACATTACTGACAGGGATGCTGTTGATGCCGATCATCTTAGTTATGGCCATCATTTTACCGGGGAATGAAACCTTACCGATGGTTGATTTGATAGCGATTCCATATATGATAGAATTGATTATCTGTGTTTCAAATGGCAATATTTTTAAATCACTGATTTCAGGAACGATTTGGTGTGTTGGCGGTCTTTATATGATCACAGCCGTTGCGCCAATCTTTACCGATGTAGCTCTGGATGTTGGTGTCAACTTGCCGGAAGGAGCGTTGCTCATTTGTAGCTTTGCTGTAATGACAAATCATATCATGGGTGGACTGTTCTTGATTTTTATGACCCAAAATCCTATTTGGATCGGTTTATCGGTTGTTGTCTATATTGTGATGTATGTCTTTGTTCGAACAAAAAGAGAAGCCATTCATGATTATTTAGAAAGACAAGCTGAGTTGGAAGCAAATGCTCAGATGACGCTAGAAGAGGAGGCAGCATAA
- a CDS encoding PTS sugar transporter subunit IIB, with protein sequence MKRVNVISVCGSGTVTSSMVAGKVKDFLEENGYRAKTVEVNPGGVEGELASGQWDLIVHTSPLKGKYEVPTINSVGLLTGMEEDEFYEELLATVKTL encoded by the coding sequence ATGAAAAGAGTTAATGTCATTTCAGTCTGTGGATCGGGAACAGTGACAAGTTCAATGGTTGCTGGAAAAGTTAAGGATTTTTTGGAGGAAAACGGCTATAGAGCAAAGACTGTGGAGGTAAATCCTGGTGGTGTAGAAGGTGAACTGGCTTCTGGTCAGTGGGATTTGATTGTTCATACAAGCCCCTTGAAAGGAAAATATGAAGTTCCTACGATCAACTCTGTCGGTTTATTGACGGGGATGGAGGAAGATGAGTTTTATGAAGAGCTGCTGGCGACAGTAAAAACATTATAA
- a CDS encoding ABC transporter permease translates to MKKKQLWKDIRRSIAGSYGRFLSIFSLMLLGAFAFVGLKVTGPDMRTTAENFYAENQLAFLTVTSTWGLDEEDQETLKKAEQLDEIEFGYLKDVVVKNTDTSFRIFSAPKNLSKYEVVEGELPSRDDEIAVDYQQQKDYKLGDEIHFSEEKNADDETILKQETFKITGFVKSSELIDKTSIGQTTVGRGQLDSYGVVLPEVFDSELFMIARLSFTDMQKIDAYSDDYNEISGRHKEDIEQLTANRPSQRLTDLKTEKQKLIDNSYQEITDVKNELLEAETKLVEAREQIDAAKEQLTESESSLSLGIPELQQQYANFSQEIASQEATYNEQLAAFNKKKSEAETEIADGEKELSDRQADLEDLAAPVYTVNDRKENPGYKQYLENSQRIDILSNVFPVFLFAIAALVSLTTMTRFVDEQRINMGTLKALGYSNRDIKKKFVVYGLIPSSLGAIAGTLLGHTLLPIVIFNAYAATSTFSEIMLLFSLKYTVLAVLTAVICTVVPAYLLATGELKERTASLLLPKPPKAGARILLERIKPIWNRMSFTYKVTARNLFRYKKRMFMTIIGVAGCTALLITGFGIRDSLSGIVDKQFGEVINYDLITIYDEEEDIDQKLSEKKIAEKMESADVRYEEVSVVAGENDDKQSITLLASDNPDNFSKFVKLRERTTEKTISLSNKGVILSEKLAKLLDVERGDSVIVQDDEQINREFLVSDISEMYMGHYIFMGSTAYAEAFERELNTNGKLMTLDDRSASNSDQMATELMDIDGVKGVVQSKELSGKIAAVMDGLNSVIVVLIVCAILLAVVVIYNLTNINVSERIRELSTIKVLGFYDKEVTLYIYRETIILSIFGTLVGYVLGFFLHSFIMVSLPPDEAMFNPELMGMNFILSAVITLAITFIIMGVMHRKIKSVNMLDALKSID, encoded by the coding sequence ATGAAGAAGAAACAGCTATGGAAAGATATCCGACGATCGATTGCAGGCTCTTATGGGCGATTTTTATCTATTTTTAGTTTGATGCTGCTAGGGGCATTTGCCTTTGTAGGATTGAAAGTGACCGGGCCGGATATGCGGACGACTGCAGAAAATTTCTATGCAGAGAACCAGTTGGCCTTTCTGACAGTTACGTCAACATGGGGGTTAGATGAAGAGGATCAAGAGACCTTGAAGAAGGCAGAACAGCTGGATGAGATAGAGTTTGGCTATTTGAAAGATGTTGTTGTGAAAAATACAGATACAAGCTTTCGAATTTTCTCTGCTCCCAAAAATTTGTCAAAATATGAAGTTGTAGAAGGAGAGCTGCCTTCTCGAGATGATGAGATCGCTGTGGATTATCAACAACAGAAAGATTATAAGCTTGGTGATGAGATCCATTTCTCGGAAGAAAAAAATGCAGATGATGAAACCATTTTGAAACAAGAAACATTCAAAATCACTGGATTTGTCAAATCCAGTGAACTCATCGATAAGACTTCCATTGGTCAAACGACTGTCGGTCGAGGGCAGTTGGACAGCTATGGGGTTGTTCTCCCAGAAGTATTCGATTCAGAGCTGTTCATGATCGCCAGACTATCCTTTACAGATATGCAAAAAATAGATGCCTACAGTGATGACTATAATGAAATTAGTGGAAGGCACAAGGAAGATATTGAGCAGCTCACAGCCAACCGTCCCTCACAACGGTTGACGGATCTGAAAACTGAAAAGCAGAAATTGATCGACAACAGCTACCAAGAAATCACTGATGTAAAGAATGAGCTGTTGGAGGCTGAAACAAAGCTTGTAGAGGCACGTGAGCAAATTGATGCAGCAAAAGAGCAGCTTACAGAAAGTGAAAGCAGCCTCAGCCTTGGCATACCGGAACTGCAACAGCAATATGCGAATTTTAGTCAAGAAATTGCCTCTCAAGAAGCAACGTATAATGAGCAATTGGCTGCGTTTAATAAGAAAAAATCTGAGGCTGAAACAGAAATCGCAGATGGAGAAAAGGAGCTTTCTGATCGACAAGCAGACTTGGAAGATTTGGCGGCACCTGTGTATACGGTTAATGATCGTAAGGAAAATCCAGGGTACAAGCAATATTTAGAAAATTCACAGCGGATCGATATTCTGTCGAATGTGTTTCCTGTCTTTCTATTTGCGATAGCTGCTTTAGTCAGTTTAACAACAATGACTCGGTTTGTGGATGAACAGCGGATTAATATGGGGACGCTAAAAGCATTAGGTTACAGCAACCGAGACATCAAGAAAAAATTTGTTGTATATGGACTAATTCCAAGCAGTCTAGGTGCAATAGCAGGGACCTTATTGGGTCATACATTATTGCCAATCGTTATTTTCAATGCGTATGCTGCGACATCTACATTTTCTGAAATCATGTTGCTCTTTTCCTTGAAATATACAGTGCTTGCGGTCTTGACAGCAGTCATATGTACCGTTGTTCCAGCGTATTTGCTTGCTACAGGAGAGCTAAAGGAACGAACAGCAAGTCTGCTTTTACCTAAACCACCAAAAGCCGGTGCCCGGATTCTATTAGAGCGAATCAAGCCGATTTGGAACAGAATGAGCTTTACTTATAAAGTAACAGCGCGTAACCTGTTTCGCTATAAAAAAAGAATGTTTATGACGATCATCGGTGTTGCTGGCTGTACGGCATTACTGATTACTGGCTTCGGGATTAGAGATTCATTATCAGGCATCGTTGATAAGCAGTTTGGCGAAGTAATCAATTATGATTTGATTACTATATACGATGAAGAAGAAGATATTGACCAGAAATTATCGGAGAAAAAGATTGCTGAGAAAATGGAATCGGCGGATGTTCGATATGAAGAAGTCTCTGTCGTTGCAGGAGAGAACGATGATAAGCAGTCTATTACCTTGCTTGCTTCGGACAATCCGGACAACTTTTCCAAGTTCGTAAAATTGAGAGAGCGTACAACCGAAAAAACAATATCGCTGTCTAATAAAGGTGTAATACTTTCTGAAAAACTTGCGAAATTGCTTGATGTCGAGCGTGGCGATTCAGTTATTGTTCAGGACGACGAGCAAATCAACAGGGAATTTCTTGTTTCAGATATATCTGAGATGTACATGGGCCATTATATTTTTATGGGTAGTACCGCTTATGCTGAGGCTTTCGAAAGGGAGCTGAACACGAATGGAAAGCTGATGACATTGGATGATCGCTCGGCATCTAACAGTGATCAGATGGCAACTGAGCTAATGGATATTGACGGTGTGAAAGGCGTGGTTCAATCCAAAGAATTGAGTGGAAAAATTGCTGCAGTTATGGATGGCTTGAATAGTGTGATTGTTGTATTGATCGTTTGTGCAATTCTGTTGGCGGTAGTGGTTATATATAACCTAACCAACATCAATGTATCTGAACGAATCAGAGAGCTTTCTACCATCAAGGTTCTGGGATTCTATGATAAAGAGGTCACTTTGTATATTTATAGAGAGACGATTATTCTATCAATTTTTGGCACCTTGGTAGGCTATGTGTTGGGGTTCTTTTTACACAGCTTTATCATGGTTTCTCTCCCACCAGACGAAGCTATGTTTAATCCGGAGCTGATGGGCATGAACTTTATTCTTTCGGCAGTGATTACGCTAGCTATCACGTTTATTATCATGGGTGTGATGCATCGTAAAATCAAATCTGTCAACATGCTGGATGCTTTGAAATCTATTGATTAA
- a CDS encoding BglG family transcription antiterminator — protein MDSMMKQVIERVLQGNDVSSRRLMDELGLSKSQLDYRVKKINDHLSEKQLPLIKKENHRYLLVLSREQKRSILENRASLPRLQSDERQQYIVFLIILYENMTLGNLADKLSVSRNTILADMKIVNSWLPERGLKMKSTRTKGYFLVGQEINIRKLWLYLVKGEIEKEYSLSVFKTLLTIDTQLLHTIHQRIAQLENKLQLFFSEMKIAYLSMIIYLSIQRFSLNESIDTATIDRYGKLLNQETYSVVSDLFAELYATGKQVRCNQELRFITMHILSINVVKRTSFRKDEALQQAIKTSIDRFEKSSITFFENKQELCDILYQHIVPASYRIRFGVPDENELSCSIQKEYQEFYSIVKKAVQPIEQHLTIEFMEEELAYLLIIFLSFLKGDKFHEQEKKTAVVVCMHGVSVSRLLLENLKELLPEICFIRYLSLREFYEFDPKVDIIFSTVAVDTDIPSFFIKHFLTEEEKQLLKYKVETEIFGRQTYLGSGNQVSMDKLVAVIERHATVHSQLLLKEELEQLFFQEKEGQLTNLFKEKTDLVPLLPQQHIQIYNQPLLFAEAIRLCGKPLLQNGFINEKYLETIIQNYDPEYPYFVIAPEVAIPHAAPEDGVYKLGMSLLRVKQPIPFSTKLSVRILVMIAPKDKKSHLNAVTSLYNLVNDQTFREQLLTVKYEQEIYELFYKALMGSEGTTPLVN, from the coding sequence ATGGATTCAATGATGAAACAAGTGATTGAGCGGGTATTGCAGGGTAACGATGTTTCTTCCCGTCGTTTGATGGATGAGCTGGGTTTGAGTAAAAGCCAACTGGATTATCGAGTGAAAAAAATCAATGATCATCTGAGTGAAAAGCAGCTGCCGTTGATAAAAAAAGAAAATCATCGCTACCTGCTGGTATTAAGCCGAGAGCAGAAGCGATCTATCTTAGAAAACAGGGCATCCTTGCCCCGTCTTCAAAGCGATGAGCGGCAGCAGTATATCGTTTTTTTGATTATTTTATATGAGAACATGACCTTGGGAAATCTAGCTGACAAACTGAGTGTGAGTCGAAATACTATTTTAGCTGATATGAAAATCGTGAATAGCTGGTTGCCCGAACGAGGCTTAAAGATGAAGTCAACACGAACAAAAGGGTATTTTTTGGTTGGACAGGAAATCAACATTCGCAAGTTATGGTTGTATCTGGTAAAAGGAGAAATTGAAAAAGAATACTCGCTGTCTGTGTTCAAGACTTTGCTGACAATTGACACACAACTATTGCACACGATCCACCAAAGAATTGCGCAGCTTGAAAATAAGCTTCAGTTGTTTTTCTCAGAAATGAAGATCGCCTATCTCAGCATGATTATTTACCTATCTATCCAGCGATTTTCTTTAAACGAGTCCATTGATACGGCGACGATCGATCGGTATGGAAAGCTGCTGAATCAAGAGACATACAGCGTCGTTTCAGATTTGTTTGCCGAGCTTTATGCAACTGGAAAACAAGTGAGATGCAATCAAGAGCTACGCTTTATCACCATGCATATTTTAAGCATCAATGTTGTGAAACGAACGTCTTTTAGGAAGGATGAGGCCCTCCAACAAGCGATAAAAACAAGCATCGATCGATTTGAAAAATCAAGCATTACTTTTTTTGAAAATAAACAGGAATTGTGTGATATCCTCTATCAGCATATTGTACCGGCAAGTTATCGGATTCGCTTTGGTGTTCCTGATGAGAACGAGCTTTCTTGTTCGATCCAAAAAGAATATCAAGAATTTTACTCTATTGTAAAGAAGGCAGTGCAACCAATCGAGCAGCATCTGACTATTGAATTCATGGAGGAAGAGTTGGCCTATCTCTTAATTATTTTTCTAAGCTTTTTAAAGGGAGATAAGTTTCATGAGCAGGAGAAAAAAACGGCTGTTGTGGTTTGTATGCATGGCGTTTCAGTTTCACGGCTCTTACTGGAAAATTTGAAGGAGCTATTACCGGAAATCTGTTTTATTCGCTATCTCTCATTACGAGAGTTTTATGAGTTTGACCCAAAAGTAGACATCATTTTTTCGACAGTTGCTGTAGATACGGATATTCCTTCCTTCTTTATCAAGCATTTTCTGACAGAAGAGGAAAAGCAGCTGCTGAAATATAAAGTAGAGACGGAGATTTTTGGCCGCCAGACGTATCTTGGGTCAGGAAATCAAGTCAGTATGGATAAGCTAGTTGCAGTCATTGAAAGGCATGCAACGGTTCACTCGCAACTGTTGTTGAAGGAGGAGCTGGAGCAACTGTTTTTCCAAGAAAAAGAAGGACAGCTAACGAATCTTTTTAAAGAAAAAACGGACTTAGTTCCTCTTTTGCCGCAACAGCATATTCAGATTTATAACCAGCCGCTACTCTTTGCAGAAGCGATTCGTTTATGTGGGAAACCGTTACTTCAAAATGGTTTTATCAACGAAAAATATTTGGAAACGATTATTCAAAACTACGATCCTGAATACCCGTATTTTGTCATTGCCCCAGAGGTAGCGATTCCACATGCAGCACCGGAAGACGGTGTCTATAAGCTCGGGATGTCGTTACTGAGAGTGAAACAGCCTATTCCTTTTTCGACTAAATTATCTGTCCGCATTTTGGTCATGATTGCACCTAAGGATAAAAAAAGCCATTTAAATGCAGTAACTTCCTTATACAATTTAGTCAACGACCAAACATTCAGAGAGCAGCTGTTAACAGTGAAATATGAACAGGAAATATATGAGTTGTTTTATAAAGCATTAATGGGAAGTGAGGGAACAACCCCCTTAGTCAACTAG
- a CDS encoding 2-hydroxyacid dehydrogenase, whose translation MTKVVVVGDRLVSSETLKEAAQQLELGTDIEVVAFNWHADLTKDQFQEKILLIENGGPEAVDVPDGVVEAMEDAEYLLVHIAPVSKEMLENAPNLKLIGTCRGGLEHIAVETVKEKNIPLLHVIRNAEPVADFTVGLIYTETRNIARGHKDVMTGKWTKAFPNDLYKTTLSNLTVGLIGLGYIGKLVVKRLNALGVEVIAYDPFVDQEKIKKEGLIVTFKELEEVFAEADVISLHMRVTPETTNMVSDHLLSLMKPSAYLINTARAAVLDKNALIKALKEKRIAGAALDVIWKEPIQKDDPLLQLDNVTLTPHIAGDTIDAIPKSPYLLRDVINAYFKLGISDMLIKL comes from the coding sequence ATGACAAAAGTAGTCGTTGTCGGTGACCGCTTGGTAAGCAGTGAAACATTGAAAGAAGCAGCGCAGCAATTAGAATTGGGTACAGATATCGAGGTAGTAGCATTCAATTGGCATGCAGATTTGACCAAGGATCAGTTTCAGGAGAAAATCCTGCTCATTGAAAACGGGGGACCTGAGGCAGTGGACGTCCCAGATGGTGTCGTCGAAGCGATGGAGGATGCAGAGTATCTGTTGGTGCATATCGCACCTGTTTCAAAAGAGATGTTGGAAAATGCACCAAATTTAAAGCTGATAGGTACGTGTCGCGGCGGTTTAGAGCATATTGCTGTGGAAACCGTAAAAGAAAAGAACATCCCGTTGCTCCATGTTATTCGTAATGCAGAACCAGTTGCAGATTTCACGGTCGGGTTAATTTATACAGAGACAAGAAATATTGCTCGCGGACATAAAGACGTTATGACTGGAAAATGGACAAAGGCATTCCCTAATGATTTATATAAAACCACATTGAGTAATTTAACAGTGGGTTTGATAGGGTTAGGCTATATCGGTAAGCTCGTAGTGAAACGACTAAATGCCTTGGGCGTAGAGGTTATCGCCTACGATCCATTTGTCGATCAGGAGAAAATAAAAAAAGAGGGCTTAATTGTGACCTTCAAAGAGTTGGAAGAAGTATTTGCGGAAGCAGATGTGATTTCTCTGCATATGCGGGTCACACCGGAGACAACAAACATGGTCAGTGATCATCTATTATCTTTGATGAAGCCGAGCGCATATTTGATAAATACAGCGAGAGCTGCCGTATTAGATAAAAACGCACTGATCAAGGCTCTAAAGGAAAAAAGAATTGCCGGTGCCGCCTTAGATGTAATATGGAAAGAACCGATCCAAAAGGATGATCCTTTATTACAGCTAGATAATGTGACTCTCACCCCACATATAGCAGGCGACACGATCGATGCAATTCCAAAATCTCCATATTTGTTACGAGACGTGATCAATGCGTATTTTAAACTTGGCATAAGTGATATGCTGATTAAATTATAA
- a CDS encoding ABC transporter ATP-binding protein, translated as MSYIEMIESYKRYQVGDTIVTANNGVTFAIEKGELVVILGASGAGKSTVLNILGGMDTNDGGTVLIDGQKISDYSSKERIAYRRTDVGFIFQFYNLVTNLTSKENVELASEIVEEALDAEETLKEVGLGERINNFPAQLSGGEQQRVAIARAVAKNPKLLLCDEPTGALDYETGKQVLQILQDMSRKKGATVVIVTHNAAIAPIADRVIHMHDGQAKTIEVNTHPELIENIEW; from the coding sequence ATGTCATATATAGAAATGATCGAAAGCTACAAGCGTTATCAAGTCGGTGATACAATTGTCACTGCAAATAATGGGGTGACGTTTGCTATTGAAAAGGGCGAACTAGTCGTAATATTAGGCGCTTCGGGTGCTGGAAAATCCACTGTATTGAATATTCTTGGTGGAATGGATACAAATGATGGGGGAACAGTTCTGATTGATGGGCAGAAAATTTCTGACTACTCATCGAAGGAACGAATCGCTTACCGACGAACAGATGTAGGCTTCATCTTTCAATTTTATAATTTGGTCACAAACTTGACCTCAAAAGAAAATGTGGAGTTAGCTTCTGAAATCGTTGAAGAGGCATTGGATGCGGAAGAAACATTGAAAGAAGTCGGACTTGGTGAACGTATCAATAATTTTCCGGCACAGCTCTCAGGTGGTGAGCAGCAACGTGTTGCAATTGCTCGTGCTGTAGCGAAGAACCCGAAGCTATTATTGTGTGACGAACCAACAGGGGCTTTGGATTATGAAACCGGCAAGCAGGTGCTGCAAATTCTACAGGATATGAGCAGAAAAAAAGGGGCAACAGTGGTTATTGTTACCCATAATGCAGCGATTGCGCCGATTGCAGATCGAGTGATTCATATGCATGATGGTCAAGCGAAAACGATAGAGGTCAATACACATCCTGAGCTGATCGAGAATATTGAATGGTAG
- the fucO gene encoding lactaldehyde reductase, whose translation MANRMVLNETSYFGKGAIAEITGEFKKRGFKKAIVITDKDLIKFDVATKVTALLDEAGIEYSTYDGIVPNPTIKNVTDGVAAVKEAGADCIIAIGGGSPIDTAKAIGIIVTNPEFADVRSLEGVAETKNPCLPILAVPTTSGTAAEVTINYVITDEENHRKFVCVDPHDIPIVAFVDSDMMMGMPKALAAATGMDAMTHAIEGFITKGAWEMTDTLHIKAIEIIGRSLRASVNGDQTGREDMALGQYIAGMGFSNVGLGLVHGMAHPLSAWYNIPHGVACASLLPTVMKFNKDFTGEKYREIAFALGLEGAETMSIEAVRDAACEAIDQLSKDVGIPATISELGVKAEDLSQIAEDAFKDVCSPGNPRDASVEEIIALYQSLM comes from the coding sequence ATGGCAAACAGAATGGTATTAAACGAAACATCTTATTTTGGTAAAGGAGCAATTGCTGAGATTACAGGAGAGTTCAAGAAACGCGGCTTTAAAAAGGCAATCGTGATCACGGACAAGGACTTGATTAAATTTGATGTAGCGACGAAGGTCACAGCTTTATTAGACGAAGCTGGAATTGAATATAGTACTTATGATGGTATCGTGCCAAATCCAACGATCAAAAACGTAACAGACGGTGTTGCGGCAGTCAAAGAGGCCGGAGCAGATTGTATTATTGCGATTGGTGGAGGTTCACCGATCGATACAGCAAAAGCCATTGGAATCATTGTGACAAATCCTGAGTTTGCGGATGTCCGTAGTCTGGAAGGCGTAGCAGAGACGAAAAATCCCTGTCTGCCGATTCTCGCAGTCCCAACCACTTCAGGGACCGCAGCAGAAGTAACGATCAATTATGTGATCACAGATGAAGAAAACCATCGTAAATTCGTGTGTGTTGACCCTCATGATATCCCGATTGTGGCTTTCGTAGATAGCGACATGATGATGGGGATGCCCAAAGCCTTGGCTGCAGCAACAGGAATGGATGCGATGACGCATGCAATCGAAGGCTTCATTACCAAGGGAGCGTGGGAAATGACCGATACGCTGCATATCAAAGCAATTGAAATCATTGGTCGTTCCTTGAGAGCCTCTGTAAATGGCGATCAAACAGGAAGAGAAGATATGGCATTAGGCCAATATATCGCTGGAATGGGCTTCTCAAATGTCGGCTTAGGCTTAGTTCATGGCATGGCACATCCACTGAGTGCGTGGTACAACATTCCTCATGGCGTGGCCTGTGCGTCGCTGTTGCCAACAGTCATGAAATTCAACAAGGACTTTACTGGTGAGAAATACCGTGAGATTGCGTTTGCGTTAGGCTTGGAAGGTGCAGAAACGATGAGCATCGAAGCGGTACGTGATGCAGCGTGTGAAGCGATCGACCAGCTAAGCAAAGATGTCGGCATTCCGGCAACGATTTCAGAGCTGGGGGTAAAAGCAGAAGACCTGTCACAAATCGCAGAGGATGCGTTCAAGGATGTATGTTCTCCGGGGAATCCACGTGATGCGTCAGTAGAAGAGATCATTGCCTTGTATCAAAGTTTGATGTAG
- a CDS encoding TetR/AcrR family transcriptional regulator, with product MPSLRNTETKALIKKAFTQLLSEKGIEGLTVSDITRTAGINRGTFYLHYLDKYDLLGKVETDILSHLRGIFNKHGNTDDPMELIPYEAILEALNYVLTEFELIKALIGKGGDKKFIDTFKDLVEETIKDKIKKADFLSCDHEGLPKVYAHEILLSSIVSVILLWIERDAKESPEEIAKIINQTKQLSPITLLK from the coding sequence ATGCCCAGCCTAAGAAACACAGAGACAAAGGCATTAATAAAAAAAGCATTTACGCAACTACTGTCGGAAAAGGGAATTGAAGGGTTGACTGTAAGTGATATCACGAGAACCGCTGGAATCAATAGAGGGACCTTCTATTTACATTACCTTGATAAATACGACCTTCTTGGCAAAGTTGAGACAGATATTCTTTCTCACTTACGAGGAATCTTCAATAAACATGGGAACACGGACGATCCGATGGAGCTGATCCCTTACGAAGCGATATTGGAAGCGCTGAATTATGTTTTAACAGAATTTGAGCTGATCAAAGCATTGATCGGTAAGGGTGGCGATAAGAAATTCATCGATACCTTCAAAGACTTAGTTGAAGAAACCATCAAAGATAAAATCAAAAAAGCTGATTTTTTAAGCTGTGATCATGAAGGCTTACCAAAAGTATACGCTCACGAAATCCTCTTATCCAGCATTGTTTCAGTGATTTTATTGTGGATCGAACGAGATGCGAAAGAATCTCCTGAAGAAATCGCGAAAATCATCAATCAGACAAAACAGCTGTCACCGATTACGTTGCTAAAGTAG